gttatctTTTTGTTTAACCATGTTTATtcctgtttttttttaaatatgtttgtTATATGTGCCTTctccacttagcccaatgcttggtctaagtgtagAAGCTTGTTGTGATAACATGTTTTTGTTTCGTGATtgttttctcccacttagcccaagcGGTCTAAGCGTGAGAAGTTTGGtatgtatatatttcatttgtgTTTTAAGTCTCTTGGATGGCATGATTGTGTGATGTTTCGGATTGGTATATTTGTTACCAAATACCTTTTCCACCATGACACTGTGGGAACGCAGGTAAGGGGGGGGAAAAATTAGTTAAGATAAGCATGGTAAAATTTTTCCCAGTCTAGTATAATAAGTATGAAGCGGGTATAATTTTCCCGTCtaggagttttttttttttttgggagtggttttttttttttggattttgtgttAAGTATAacggtaaaaaaaaaaagaagttccCCTTAGGTGATCAAAGAAAAGATCATTAATTTGTGGACCTCTTTCCTTAAAAAACCAAAAGCGTTTGGGAAAATAAGGAAGATAAAAAAGGCCTTAGTTTTAactagttgtgaagccctctAAATAAGTGATTTAAAAAGCCTAAAGTAAAACCCTTTCTCTAATAGAATGGGAGAACTCATGATGCTTGGGGGaaaataaaagggaaaaaggacTAAAGGCAGCTTAAAATTCTTTGAAACGATAAACCCCCATTGTAAGGGCCCCATAGTTGACCAAGTTGAACCTAAAGTAAAATTGATCTTTCTTTTGACACCCCACCTTCATTCCATGTGAACAAGGGACGGGTGGGGGGAACTCATCAAATGGGGTAGGGGTTAGGTTAAAacgggaaaaaaaaaaaactatatatatagctaGAAAATCGGCAAATTACTTTAACCcgggaaaaaaatagaaagaaaaaaaaaaaaatggggggAAAATTTTggtcccaaaaaaaaaataaaaagaaaaaatgaaaaaagtcaaggggaaaaaaaattataacgCCCgagaaaattagaaagtaaaaagagtaaaagaaagttaaaaaaaatggtgggGGGCTAAGATGCAAGGGAAAAGCCTGGGTTTGGGAATGCGGCTTTTTAAACGGGGGGGTTGTTCCAACTTTTTTCCCTAAGTTCACATGTCCTTCGCAATTTTTGAACTTGCCCCTTAGGGTTTCATACATACATTACAATCCCGGGTTTAAACCCTAAAAAAGACCTTAAGGAGCTTTTATGTGTCAAAAAAACTGGGCATCATGGATGGAAAAAGTATAAAGAGGGGGTCCTAACGTTTGGTGAGGAAACGGGGAGAGAATCCAAAAACGTAGTAAAACTAGAGGCCATCTATACAAACCGACAAACTGCCCGGTAGATGAAGGGAAAGGGAGGAATCTTAGCTGTAGAAAATTTGAGGACCTTAAGCTTGTGGGACGACTACTAAAAATAAGCTAGTCTATACATATGTGTTTGTCTATGTTTTCTCTTTTACGTGTCTATGTGTTTTAAGTCTTtttgtgtctaggtctaggtcTTTCTCGTTTTCCTAAGTCTAGTAAATAATAACCATGACTGAAATTTGCCTTATCTCTTGTCTTtcatacttgaggacaagtataggttaagtgtgagcagtttgataaggccaatttcatgcatcggttattggggtaaattcaataatttcctGGTctaacacatgttttaagttaGGTTGTGTAGACAAAATCTCCAGGCCGAGGAGATAAGAGAAGGAATTTACCGGGCGAAGGGAAGAAGCGAAAAAAGAGCAAAAGAGCAACAATTCACAAGACGGAGGGAGCTTCGAAGACAATGGGCAAAATAGAGAATACAAGGAAGGATCTAGAAGTCGTCTGTCTATAAATACTGGAAGCGCATACAAAATTATCATCACTCTTTTCACGCTCCAGCTCGTAGTTCCTAGCTCACTTCTTCaaatttctctacacacactgCACCATGGGGTAATTTCCTGGGAGGTTCATGTCTTGATAGCTAGTTTCAGTGTGTACCACCGTCCTCACGtagggcgaagaaacaatcacttttaatttctatttgcTGCTTTTGAGCCGAGTCTTCGCTATTCGAAGCTCGGCGATCGTTTCATCGTTGTGAAATTCTGGATACTTCAGCTATGGaagtttattttctgttttcgaTTTCGATTCATGTTGATCTCAGTTCTTTGTTTactttggatgcttttcgcacTTGATCTGTTGGGTTGAAGTTAAATTGTTGTTGGATTGTGGTGAATTGTTTGGATCGGAGTGATCAGAGACGGAATTGCTGTTGTTTGTAGGGGATTGCTTGGATCCGAAGCGGATGAAGCATCCGATGTTTAGATCTGTTGAAATTCTGCATGGGTATTGAAGTATaactactattttttcatttacctcgtctagtgATAGTAGAtctgttttgatttttcatttaatcgtaatttgaTCGTTTGATTCAACATGCTCTGTTCCGATTCGATGTATTACTCTTTTTTGCATATGTGATCATGGATCGTTGGAAGGGATGAAGTTAGTTGTTACTTAGAACCAGATTTGCCTTGTCGCAGTTTTATTTCCGTACTATTTCTGTTTTaggaaaatggtccccactgcATGCATTCCCCTGTTTAGTAGTTTTTAAGAAATCGTTTCACTAAGTCTAGTAAAATTTAGTTGTTCAATTTCATTATCTATCCGATCTTTGTTCCATCGTGAATGTTTGCATCATGTTTTctgtttcctaggtctagctgttagattAGTTCGTTCATATTTCCAGAGCCTAGTAATTAAAGTCTCGACCCAAATttgtgtggcagcagccaacccttTCCCAAGTCCTCTTAACTCTCACTCGCGTCCTATTcctctctgtgggatcgaccCTTTACTTCTCTATACTAATTGCTAGTATAGTTGGTTGaggtatttttattgataGCAGGATGAAGGTGAGTCCGACGACTGTAGTCATCTCGGTTatcgagttcctagacctcgCAATCTAGTGAATTCCCTTGACCTAAggattatgaattaattgacATGTACTGTGCTCTCAGCTTGTCCCTGAAAGTATATAgagtagatctagtatagctaaaggtcagtaccggatatcgatcACGGAGAAAACAATCACAAACTGGCTACCTTctactaaaactcaattactattcgGAAAACCGAAAGTTTTGgagatttttgaaaacaaagaacaattaaaagcaataaacaactaattgcaaataaatcgcagagataaagtatgagagataaggGAAACttagggatgtgtgttcacagttatggttatacaaattccaactacaataccctagcacaattAGTaatttgataggacgagtcacataaattatgctcatgcgatgcaaacgtagattactaacactgGGGTTGTTAATCCTAGATATGtcactcctaaaagctcctaagacctttgaaaagtcctcactctcaataaacagtgccgttttaagggaagctaattgtagtgtctactaagtggatccaactcgccaacctcctctcacgattatgtatcaagttatattaaatcatcatAGATTGTTTCACTCAATCAAGAAGCATTATCCAATTACTTTGGGtagaaacgaagtaaaaacaaatggatattaaatagagaacgaaattgtataaccaaagttgttactaacacatccctagaatcctatgagttttgttacacataattgaataagctaaaaacatagactGAAGGGAGAACAATGAaaacataagaactaaaaCAATAGAACCCAAAGGTTGAATCATTGTAGCTGTGATGATCTTCTCttgaatccttcttcaactccttgcacaatgaagaactATTAGTTTTAAACTCTGGAAATATTTGGCAAAAAGAGGATCTAGATGAAGgattagggttggaggaggagTCCTGGGGCtccccaaattttgaaggCTATGAATTggttgaatattatgaattaggttatgagatatatataggcttgaaAAAGGTTTAAACATGGTAAAAGGTGTCCTCCAAGTAATAGGAAAGATAGAAATTTCGTGCTCCATAGGttaaggaaaagatttggcttaACAAGGTAATAGTTTCTTTCCTTCATTGAATTTCCGCCTAAATTTGGCAACTTTGCGCGATTTTGGTAGAgtggccataactttctccacagaactccgattgagattATCTTGATACcaacgcgaagctctttcaaagACAAAGAGAATGATATGTAGAACGCCCACATGCAGCGAGAGCTTTATTGCTCTTTGGAACAAGTGAAGCTCGTGGAGGTGGAGaataagaagaagaggaggtcCAGACGTTCATCGAGTTCGATTGTTGAAAGTTCGTATATTTGCAGGGTAATACCATGTCCTACTGATTTTGCCACGTGGATGATAATATGGCAACTGTAAAGGGTGTGTTTGGGAACATGGAATTGGAGGTgtagaattggaattggaaccttcaattccaaatccaatgtTTGGCACCACAAAAatgtttggatttggaattgaattgcaaTTCCAAATCTTCCAATTTCACAATTCTAATTCCATGAAATCACAAAAGAATTCTAATTCCAATTCCATAAATTCCATGTAAAAACGggttggaattaaaaaaaacgcgGACCCTAAACCGGGTCAAAATAGAAACGGGTCATATAAAAACTGAAATACGCAGCACTTTTTCGTTTCTCCCTCCTCGCGTCTTTTTCCTCTCTCCGGCTCTTCGCGTGCCCTAGCTCTTTCTCTCTGCAATTGCGCCGTGCCGTGCCCTAGCCGCTTCATCTGTGTGATCGATTGATGGATAATCAGGTGAAGAATCAAATTCCTTATCATCAATTTGATTAGTTTTGTTTCTGCAGATTAGTTAATGCAACATGTGTCATGTGTATAAGATATGATGTGTAGAAAGTTGAGTGTTTGTTTCTTTAGGTGTTATTGTAGAGAAGTGTATCATTCTAGTGGAATGCTAAGTAACCTGAGCTCTAGCTGGACATCTAAACCTCCTTTGGCTATTAAATACCTGTTGGATCCCAGTTCAATCGAGCAGTCAGGTGATTCCAAGAGTCTTTGCTCCACATTGGAACGGCTCTTGGCGTGGGAGAAGAAACTGTATCAAGAAGTGAAGGTATGGATCTAGaattttcaactttattattttagttctCTTACATGGCCATAGTTGATAATTGTGAGTAAAGATGTGTTTTTTCTTGGAGTCATTTCGCGATCGAAACTGTTTTTGAAGATGAGGGCACATTGCATATGCTTGTGAGTTGGGTGTTGGTTGCACCTTTCTGTTATTTGCGCCTTTCTTGTTGAGTCATTTGCGCCTTTCTCCATCCTGTTATTTGCTATCTTTGCTCTAATGGAAACTCAAATATTGCATCCTGCCCTTTCTTGTTTGTTGTAGATGGCTGCTGAGTCACAAGCATTGAaagagaaatcaaaatatttgacGTGGACTCCCGAGATGGATAAAATTCTTGGAGCCAGCTTTATAGAGCAAATTAATCAAGGAAACAAGCTTGATGGCAAATCAGCTTGGAAGTCTACCGCTTGGACAGCTGCCATAAATGCACTTCGGGTGAATCTAAACGTGAAGGTTGATAAGCAAAATATTCAAGCTCGTTTAAAGACTTGGGAGAAACACCATGATATCTTGCATCCAGTGTTGATGTCATGCAATTCTGGCAGTCCAATCACATGGGATAACACAACGGGTAGAATTGTGGTTCATGATGAAAACGTGTGGAATGAACGACTAAAGGTAATTTATTTCTGTATATTCTTGTCTTTATGCTTTTATAAGAGATTATTGTCTTTAAGCTTTAAATAGTTGCTGCCTTCTCATTTCCAAAAATGCACTGTAACAATTGTTACATTTATCCATACACTTGGTTTTCCTGTACATAATTATTGTGTTAAGGCAAGCTGACATGAGCatgagtgagagagagagagagaggttcTAACCTCACAGCTTGATTCCCTTTGGTTGCAGTAGAGCAGGCCAAGTGATATATTTGTAGAAAATTTCTTTCGGTCATTGCCTTTTTGTCAAATATGGCATCTGATAAAAGAAACAATTGTTGCTCCCTCACATATATATGCTCCAACTGAATCTGTATCAGTTAACTGCAGACATGGTTAACAATGTCTTCAGTTGTTGGATCATAGCTTAAGCTTTTTGTCCAAACACACCAGTTTCCTATACCATTTAATTCCCTCCTTGTTGAATTTATTGACAATTAACTAGGAAAAGCAGAATGAAGATGATAGAGTCCAAGTAAGATATGATGGTAATGTTTCCAGATTGGAATGGAATCTTCTGATTAATTTTGAGCTTGGCAAAACTGTGGGTGATCATAGATTCACAGTGATCGATCACTCTCAGttgaatattaatatacattGTATTGGTTTCCCCCATGGACAGGATCAGGAATGGAAATTCTGTATTGGGAGGTTTTGGTGTATGTGAAGTTAATTGTGGTTGTTATTGTTTTGTAGGCAAATCCAAAAATTGCACCTTATAGGAAACGAATTGCTATAGAGAATTGGGATGATATTTGTGCTCTTTTCTCTCAAGATCGTGCTGATGGTCAAGGTTCGAAaacatttcaagaaaatactaATGAGGAGGTTGACATTGAGGTTGATTCTGCTACCGTTGGAGAATCACTCGATATGAGTGTTGAAGAAGCTAATGCTATGGCAGATTTGGTGGCCCGAAAAAAACGAAAGGAGACAACATCTTCCTCAAGTTCTCTAGGATCAAAGAAGAAAGCGTCATCGACTAAGGTCATATCTGATTGTGTGCAACGGATGAGTACTGATTTTAGTGACTATCTAATGGTGGAAAAGAATAAGTCTGAGCTTGTTGTGGAGCAGAAAAAGCTTGATATAGAGCAGAAAAAGCTTCTTATAGAAGAGAAGAAGCTTATTatagaaaagcaaaaaaagaTGAACCCTCAAGAAATATTAGCCGAGTTGAAGACAATTGTTTTGGATGAGACGCAGTTGATCAAGGCTCTCGATTTGATGATGCACGATGGCATATTATTCGATACATTTGTGGGTATACCGGTAGAGTTGAAGTACAGGTGGCTTAAAGCACAACTTGATAAGTGACTTCAATTTGaactttatttgaatttaatatgtTGTATTTAATCTAGGAGACTTTGTCTATGAAGAATAGTACCTTTGAATGTGTTGTTGAAACCTTAGTAGTAGGAGTACctctttttattgttgttcTTTTACCACTCAATAGTACCTCTTTTTATTGTACCTCTTTTTATTCCATGATTTTTAGAttcctatatttatatatagtatcttagattacaaaattaatcattttgcttcgattattatatatagtattacgtactgatattatttatatttagctttagaagataagaaaaaaaaatgatctattaatttaatttatgcgTATGATACTATAATATATGGATCTAAGTGAATGTGATAGTAATTATCAAAAGATAGTGaatgttatttaaaaaatattcatatcaattccaaatttatGTCAATTTTAAGTAACCAAACAATGGATTTggaattataatataattctaCATTAATTCCGTAATAATACCAAACaatggatttggaattgaattggaattcaattccattcaattcaattccatagaatttcaattccaattcaattccaattccgtgTTCCAAACGCACCCTTAGTGTATTTACCGGCAAATAACTCcttatttaatagtactattacgAAATATTCATTGTTGTTTCATATCTTGTACATTGTATAGGCAAAAAAGTAATGACGTCCAAACAACCTAACgaaatgtattaaaatgaaacgTAAATGAAGCCCGTTgtattatttatgaaaacttCACACTTTTTGtaacaatatcaaataacgaagaaataattaatcatatgaaTGGTGTAAATACCCCTCAATTTTCTTGTTTGATGATAGTGATAGTATTGGTCTGTCGGAAGTAAGTCAGTCTGTCATCAATTTCTGAACTTCTGGAAACATGGTTGTTACAAAACATTTGAGCCAAAATCTG
Above is a genomic segment from Salvia hispanica cultivar TCC Black 2014 unplaced genomic scaffold, UniMelb_Shisp_WGS_1.0 HiC_scaffold_412, whole genome shotgun sequence containing:
- the LOC125199175 gene encoding uncharacterized protein LOC125199175, with the protein product MLSNLSSSWTSKPPLAIKYLLDPSSIEQSGDSKSLCSTLERLLAWEKKLYQEVKMAAESQALKEKSKYLTWTPEMDKILGASFIEQINQGNKLDGKSAWKSTAWTAAINALRVNLNVKVDKQNIQARLKTWEKHHDILHPVLMSCNSGSPITWDNTTGRIVVHDENVWNERLKANPKIAPYRKRIAIENWDDICALFSQDRADGQGSKTFQENTNEEVDIEVDSATVGESLDMSVEEANAMADLVARKKRKETTSSSSSLGSKKKASSTKVISDCVQRMSTDFSDYLMVEKNKSELVVEQKKLDIEQKKLLIEEKKLIIEKQKKMNPQEILAELKTIVLDETQLIKALDLMMHDGILFDTFVGIPVELKYRWLKAQLDK